GTATTTGGCGGTAGTCTGGTCACGGCCGGTAGTGAATCATTGCTCCACGAGGTGCGCCGTCTGCTGCGGCCGAGCGCCGACGGGGCAGGGTGTCCCAACTGATTGGGGCAACGTCTGATTAGGGCAACGTGAGTCCCGATTGGGTCATCGTCCTCAACGCCTCGTCCGCGGCGGCGAGAGATTGCCGGCCTTCATCCACTTCGTCCTCCCTGCCATGCTCGACCGGCTCGACACGCTCGACCTCCACTTTCAGGATCGACAGCACATCATCGCGGCGTACCTCTATCCTCACGCCGATGGGGTGGCCCTGATCGAGACGGGACCCGGCTCCACCTTTCCCACGCTGCAGGCCCGGTTGGCCGCCCGGGGCCTCACCCCGGCGGACATCTCGGAGGTGTTTCTGACCCACATCCACCTCGACCACGCCGGGGCGGCGGGCCACTTTGCCCGGCACGGCGCCACGATCTACGCCCATCACGTCGGGATCCCGCACCTGTCTGGCCCGGGACGCCTGCTGGCGAGCGCCCGGCGAATTTACGGAGACGACATGGACGCGCTCTGGGGGGAGATGCATCCGGTCCCCGACGACCAACTCGTCGCGCTGGACGACGGGGACACGGTGTCTCTGGGCGAGGAGGACCTGACTGCCCTCGACACCCCAGGACACGCCTCCCACCACATGAGCTACGTCGTCGGGGACGTCTGCTTCACCGGCGACGTGGGGGGCGTCCGCATTCCCGGGGAGCGCCACGTGGAGCTTCCTCTCGCGCCCCCCGAAATTGACCTCGATGCCTGGCGCGAGAGCCTAGCTGCACTTCGGGCCGCGGCCGACCGGCATGATCTTCGCCACCTCGCCCCCACTCACTTTGGGCTCTACGACGATCTCTCTGCCCACCTCGAACGATTGGACACAGCCATCGAGACCGCCGACGACTGGGCTGCGCGGACGCTGTCCGGGTGGGACGACAGCGAGGAGGCGCTCCAGGACGCCATGACAGAGTGGATGCGCGGCCAGGCCTCCGAACAGGGCGTCGGCCACGACGCCTGGGAACGCTACGAGCGGGCCAATCCGAGCTGGATGGCGGCGATGGGGCTGCAACGATACTGGACGACGCAGAAGGCGTAGGGAGGCCCCTACGATTCTTCGGCCCCTGACGCCGGCAGGTCGATCTCCGGGTCATCGGGGTGGGGGCGGTAAAACAGGGCTGTTCCCCCAATCGTGCGGACCACCTGCACGTCCTCCAGGGCGTCCGCCACCGCCTCCGAGACCTCTCGGACGGGGCGGGGGGCGTTGTCGAGCACGCGGATGGTGACGAGTTCGCGGGTGTTGAAGGCTTCCTCAACCGACTGCATGACGGCGTCGGTCACCCCCTCTTTGCCGATGTGCACGAGGGGATCCTGCCCGTGAGCTTCACTGCGAAGGTGAGCGCGCTGGCGAGACGTCAGGCGGTCCGACATGGAATCTGGAGACCGAATGAGATGGAAATTGATGGCTCGTCCCTCCACGATCTCGGCGCGGGGGCGTTCCTGTGTGAGCTCTCAGATCGTGAGGGACGGACGCCGGGCCTCCGGGGAGGGGTCGGCCGGGGCAAATTGAATGACGGCCCACTCCCCATTCACCGCCCAGTCCGGGTCCTTGTCGCTGATCCGATCGATCCGGGCCGACGGCAACCCGGCGGCCACCTCCGACTTATGCGTTCGGAGCGCCAACACCGACACTGGCAATGGCGCAATGGCCTCGGCAAACGGGGTCGTGACGTCCCACTGCCGATCTCCCAGGAGGCGTCGGTAGTTGGCGTCCCCCTTGCTGATCAGGAGGTC
This is a stretch of genomic DNA from Salinibacter grassmerensis. It encodes these proteins:
- a CDS encoding MBL fold metallo-hydrolase, with amino-acid sequence MLDRLDTLDLHFQDRQHIIAAYLYPHADGVALIETGPGSTFPTLQARLAARGLTPADISEVFLTHIHLDHAGAAGHFARHGATIYAHHVGIPHLSGPGRLLASARRIYGDDMDALWGEMHPVPDDQLVALDDGDTVSLGEEDLTALDTPGHASHHMSYVVGDVCFTGDVGGVRIPGERHVELPLAPPEIDLDAWRESLAALRAAADRHDLRHLAPTHFGLYDDLSAHLERLDTAIETADDWAARTLSGWDDSEEALQDAMTEWMRGQASEQGVGHDAWERYERANPSWMAAMGLQRYWTTQKA
- a CDS encoding YhbY family RNA-binding protein: MSDRLTSRQRAHLRSEAHGQDPLVHIGKEGVTDAVMQSVEEAFNTRELVTIRVLDNAPRPVREVSEAVADALEDVQVVRTIGGTALFYRPHPDDPEIDLPASGAEES